A genomic segment from Glycine max cultivar Williams 82 chromosome 1, Glycine_max_v4.0, whole genome shotgun sequence encodes:
- the LOC100808685 gene encoding LOW QUALITY PROTEIN: uncharacterized protein (The sequence of the model RefSeq protein was modified relative to this genomic sequence to represent the inferred CDS: inserted 1 base in 1 codon; substituted 1 base at 1 genomic stop codon), protein MSSSRYDSDLHDDFFREWYQDDNRKYDVFMSFRGKDTRASFTSHLYAALKNAGITVFKDDETLSRGKHISHSLRLGIEQSRISVVVFSRNYAESRWCLQELEKIMECHRTTGQVVLPVFYDVDPSQVRHQKSHFGKAFEKLLNTILKEIGDKWPQVVGWREALHKATHNQRCWKNSHVNLWRKGLCEAGGVPVVVVFSSSGETEIANEISLILKHWREALCKAAGIVLNCSPQPQLRSQHNGYLTVCNCIKTAVTVASAAFSCNCSPQYKDCLTRRNHHSPPEMSATISGSAVLNSSVEMEMANNEIDDLIQSWKDALHKAAGISGVAVLNHRGEMDTSNEINQFVKRWTEALREAASISGVVVQNFKNESEAIKHIVENVTHLLDKTELFVANNPVGVEHRVQEMIQLLDQKQSNDVLLLGMWGMGGIGKTTIAKAIYNRIGRNFDGRSFLAHIREDWGQDSGQVYLQEQLLFDIDKETNAKIRNVESGKIILKERLRHKRVLLILDDVNELDQMNILCGSHEWFGPGSRIIITTRDISILRRGGVDKVYKMKGMNEVESIELFCWHAFKQASPREDFIDLSRNVVVYSGGLPLALEVLGSYLFDMKVTEWESVLEKLKRIPNDQVQKKLKISYYGLSDDTEREIFLDIACFFIGMDRFDVIRILNGCGLFAEIGIFVLVERSLVSVDDKNKLGMHDLLRDMGREIIREKSPKELEERSRLWFRDDVLDVLSKETGTKAIEGLALKLPKANTEKVRTKAFKKMKKLRLLQLAGVELVGDFEYISKDLRWLCWHGFPLTCIPRNFYQGSLVSIQLENSNITILWKEAQLMEKLKILILSHSHYLTHTPDFSNLPNLEKLELIDCPRLCEVSDTIVHLNKVLLISFQDCIRLRKLPRSIYKLKSLKTLILSGCLKIDKLEEDLEQMESLTTLVADKTAITRVPVSIVRSKSIGYISLCGYEGLSHDVFPSIIWSWMSPMNSLSSRNQTFTGISSLVSLDVPNTSSNHLSYISKDLPKLQSLWVECGSELQLSRDVTSILDALYATHSEKLESTTSQMYNMKCNNVVSNSGSNSLRSLLFQIGMSCEITHILRQRILQNMTTSDHQACLLPDDSYPDWLAFKSEGSSVTFEIPQVNGHYLKTMMCHIHYCSPDNITSDGLKNLLVINHTKATIQLYKRDSLDAFEDEEWQRVLSKIEPGNKVQIVVVFWSILKVNKTTIYLIYKPXGXKIEDFHAPNKNLCKTEEVKKKAHTEMISADLEHLGLPHEMANIARSLMLQELHGAGALLLPLVLILVKPNCIFVFLAGGDNNLLELDDWSDVSFGVLVIANNGASSSSLLRLRTLEGSLFSPPINIFPSFNSILKPFGDFFFLMESLTDRTELHHSGEMRDGQSSIITQLALTPETASVLKESIAMAREKKHLHTTPLHVVAKLLDSPSGFLHQACMKSQPTSYPLQYQGLELCLNVAMNRLPMSISSMEPLISNSLKAAFKRIRAQQHGRQPPSTDKVELEQLILSILDDPSVSKVMKAAGYSSPDISATFQRGRKYEVFISFRGEDTRSSFTSHLYAALQNAGIIVFKDDESLPRGHHISDSLLLAIEQSQISVVVFSRNYADSRWCLKELERIMECHRTIGHVVVPVFYDVDPSEVRHQTSHFGNAFQNLLNRMSIDLNSSGEMEMMLNNETNLHGKSWREALREAASISGVVVLDSRNESEAIKNIVENVTRLLDKTELFIADNPVGVESRVQDMIQLLDQKLSNDVELLGIWGMGGIGKTTIAKAIFNKIGRNFEGRSFLAQIREAWEQDAGQVHLQEQLLFDIDKESKTKIPNIELGKNILKERLRHKKVLLILDDVNKLHQLNALCGNREWFGSGSRIIITTRDMHILRGRRVDKVYTMKEMNEDESIELFSWHAFKQPSPREDFTELSRNVIAYSGGLPLALEVLGSYLFDMEVTEWKCVLEKLKKIPNDEVQEKLKISFDGLNDDTEREIFLDIACFFIGMDRNDVIHILNGSELYAENGIRVLVERSLVTVDKKNKLGMHDLLRDMGREIIRVKSPKEPEERSRLWFHEDVLDVLLKESGTKAVEGLTLMLPRSNTKCLSTTSFKKMKKLRLLQFAGVELAGDFKNLSRDLRWLYWDGFPFKCIPADLYQGSLVSIELENSNISHMWKEALLMEKLKILNLSHSHYLTQTPDFSNLPYLEKLILIDCPRLFEVSHTIGHLRDIVLINLEDCVSLRNLPRSIYNLKSLKTLILSGCLMIDKLEEDLEQMKSLTTLIADRTAITRVPFSVVRSNSIGYISLCGYEGFSRDVFPSIIWSWMSPTNNPLCLVESYAGMSSLVSFNVPNSSSSHDLLTISKELPKLRSLWVECNSKLQLSQDTRIILDALHADTNFEEKESSTTTTSHGPNTKTSALIECSNQEHISGSKSSLKSLLIQMGTNCQGSNILKENILQNMTTSGCDSGLYPGDNYPDWLTFNCDGSSVIFDVPQVNGYNLKTMMFIIHSFTPDNITSDGLKNVLVINHTKFTIQLYKRGTLVSFEDEEWQRAVSNIEPGNKVEVAVVFENGFTVKKTTVYLIYDEPNPNDKKLEYCHASDKNVVVSGRDENVSVVGWISPQVESTNDFKQKQKRRKFE, encoded by the exons ATGTCTTCCTCCCGTTATGACTCCGATCTCCATGATGACTTTTTCCGTGAATGGTACCAGGACGACAATAGAAAGTATGATGTGTTTATGAGTTTCAGAGGAAAAGACACGCGTGCTTCTTTCACTTCACATCTCTATGCCGCTCTTAAGAATGCAGGAATCACTGTTTTCAAGGATGATGAGACACTTTCAAGGGGAAAACACATCTCACACTCGCTGCGGCTGGGAATAGAACAGTCTCGAATTTCTGTTGTTGTTTTCTCGAGAAATTACGCAGAGTCGCGGTGGTGTTTGCAAGAGTTGGAGAAAATAATGGAGTGTCACAGAACAACAGGGCAGGTAGTACTACCTGTGTTCTATGATGTTGATCCCTCTCAGGTACGTCATCAAAAAAGCCACTTTGGGAAAGCATTTGAAAAGCTTCTGAATACGATTTTAAAAGAGATAGGAGATAAGTGGCCGCAAGTTGTGGGATGGAGGGAGGCACTTCACAAAGCGACTCATAACCAAAGGTGTTGGAAAAACTCGCACGTTAACCTTTGGAGGAAGGGACTTTGTGAGGCTGGTGGCGTCCCAGTGGTTGTTGTCTTCAGCTCCAG TGGAGAAACGGAGATTGCTAATGAGATAAGCCTCATCCTTAAGCATTGGAGGGAGGCACTATGTAAGGCTGCTGGCATCGTTTTAAATTGCAGTCCGCAACCGCAACTACGGTCCCAACATAACGGTTATTTGACTGTTTGCAACTGCATCAAGACAGCAGTTACAGTCGCATCCGCTGCATTTTCCTGCAATTGCTCACCACAATATAAAGATTGTTTGACTCGCCGCAACCACCATTCACCGCCAGAAATGTCTGCAACCATCTCAGGCAGTGCAGTCTTAAATTCCAG TGTTGAAATGGAGATGGCTAATAATGAGATAGACGACCTCATCCAGAGTTGGAAGGATGCACTTCATAAGGCTGCTGGCATCTCAGGGGTTGCAGTCTTAAATCACCG AGGAGAAATGGACACTTCTAATGAGATAAACCAATTCGTGAAGCGTTGGACGGAGGCCCTTCGTGAGGCTGCTAGCATCTCAGGGGTTGTAGTCCAAAATTTCAA GAATGAAAGTGAGGCTATCAAACATATTGTTGAAAATGTTACCCATTTGTTAGACAAGACAGAGTTGTTTGTTGCCAATAATCCAGTGGGGGTAGAACATCGAGTGCAAGAAATGATTCAGTTGCTAGACCAAAAACAATCAAATGATGTTTTACTACTAGGGATGTGGGGGATGGGAGGCATTGGTAAAACAACAATTGCAAAAGCCATTTACAATAGGATTGGCCGCAATTTTGATGGAAGGAGTTTCCTTGCACATATTAGGGAAGATTGGGGGCAAGACTCTGGTCAAGTGTATTTACAAGAACAACTTCTTTTTGATATTGACAAAGAAACAAATGCAAAGATACGTAACGTTGAATCaggaaaaattatattaaaggaAAGACTTCGTCATAAGAGGGTATTGCTTATACTTGATGATGTGAATGAACTAGACCAAATGAATATTTTGTGCGGAAGCCATGAATGGTTTGGTCCAGGGAGTAGAATAATCATCACAACCAGAGATATTAGTATACTTAGAAGGGGAGGAGTTGACAAAGTGtacaaaatgaaaggaatgAATGAAGTTGAATCAATTGAGCTTTTTTGTTGGCATGCATTCAAGCAAGCCAGTCCTAGAGAAGATTTTATCGACCTTTCTAGAAATGTAGTTGTATATTCTGGGGGATTGCCACTAGCTCTTGAAGTCCTTGGGTCCTATTTGTTTGATATGAAAGTAACAGAATGGGAAAGTGTATTAGAGAAACTCAAGAGAATTCCTAATGATCAAgtacaaaaaaagttaaaaataagctATTATGGTTTAAGTGATGATACAGAGAGGGAAATATTCCTTGATATAGCTTGTTTCTTTATTGGAATGGATCGATTTGATGTTATACGCATATTAAATGGTTGTGGACTTTTCGCAGAAATTGGAATATTTGTCCTTGTAGAGAGAAGCCTCGTATCTGTTGATGATAAGAACAAGCTTGGAATGCATGATTTATTACGAGACATGGGAAGAGAAATTATTCGTGAAAAGTCGCCAAAGGAGCTTGAGGAGCGTAGCAGGTTATGGTTTCGTGACGATGTGCTTGATGTATTATCAAAAGAAACT GGAACAAAAGCTATTGAGGGACTAGCTTTGAAGTTACCAAAAGCTAATACAGAAAAAGTTCGCACCAAAGCTTTTAAGAAGATGAAGAAACTCAGGCTGCTTCAACTTGCTGGTGTTGAACTTGTTGGAGATTTTGAATACATTTCCAAAGATCTTAGATGGCTTTGTTGGCATGGATTTCCTTTGACATGCATACCAAGAAACTTTTATCAAGGAAGTCTAGTTTCCATTCAGTTAGAAAACAGTAACATTACAATTTTGTGGAAAGAGGCACAg TTGATGGAGAAGCTGAAAATTCTTATTCTTAGCCATTCTCATTACTTAACACACACTCCAGACTTTTCGAATTTGCCTAATCTTGAAAAACTAGAACTCATAGATTGTCCAAGGTTGTGTGAGGTTTCCGATACCATTGTACATCTCAATAAAGTTCTTCTAATAAGTTTTCAAGATTGTATCAGACTTCGAAAACTTCCAAGAAGTATCTATAAGTTGAAATCTCTTAAAACACTCATTCTTTCTGGATGTTTAAAGATTGACAAGTTGGAAGAAGATTTGGAACAAATGGAATCTTTAACAACCCTTGTGGCTGATAAGACTGCAATAACAAGAGTGCCAGTTTCAATTGTTAGATCAAAAAGCATTGGATATATTTCTCTGTGTGGCTATGAAGGATTGTCACATGATGTGTTTCCTTCCATCATTTGGTCTTGGATGTCACCAATGAACAGTCTCTCTTCTCGCAATCAAACATTTACGGGCATATCATCTCTTGTTTCACTAGATGTGCCAAATACAAGTTCCaatcatttatcatatatttCCAAAGACCTTCCAAAGCTTCAAAGTCTTTGGGTAGAGTGTGGCTCAGAACTACAACTTTCTCGAGATGTAACAAGTATTTTGGATGCTTTATATGCCACACATTCTGAAAAATTGGAATCAACTACATCACAAATGTATAATATGAAATGCAACAATGTAGTTTCCAATTCAGGATCAAATTCCTTGAGATCACTTTTATTTCAAATAGGAATGAGTTGTGAAATCACCCATATTCTGAGACAAAGAATTTTACAG aATATGACTACTAGTGATCATCAAGCTTGTTTGCTCCCCGATGATAGTTATCCAGATTGGTTAGCCTTCAAGAGTGAAGGTTCTTCTGTGACTTTTGAAATCCCTCAAGTGAATGGGCATTATTTGAAGACAATGATGTGCCATATCCATTATTGTTCCCCAGACAACATAACATCAGATGGCCTCAAAAATTTGTTAGTGATAAATCACACAAAGGCCACCATTCAACTTTATAAGAGAGATTCATTAGACGCCTTTGAAGATGAGGAGTGGCAAAGGGTACTATCAAAAATAGAGCCCGGAAACAAAGTGCAAATTGTTGTTGTTTTCTGGAGCATATTAAAGGTTaacaagacaacaatttatCTCATATATAAGC AtggataaaaaatagaagacttCCATGCACCaaataagaattt aTGCAAAACCGAAGAAGTAAAGAAGAAAGCACATACTGAGATGATTAGCGCAGATCTTGAGCATCTTGGATTGCCTCATGAGATGGCTAACATTGCCAGAAGCCTTATGCTTCAGGAACTTCACGGTGCCGGTGCCTTGCTCCTTCCACTGGTTCTCATCCTTGTCAAACCG AATTGCATCTTCGTCTTCCTCGCCGGTGGTGACAACAACCTCCTCGAGCTTGACGATTGGAGCGATGTGAGCTTCGGTGTCCTCGTCATCGCCAACAACGGTGCTTCCTCCTCTTCTCTGTTGCGGCTTCGAACCCTAGAGGGGAGT CTTTTTTCTCCTCCCATTAACATTTTTCCTTCATTCAATTCAATTCTGAAACCATTTGGGGATTTCTTTTTTCTGATGGAGAGCCTAACCGATAGAACAGAATTGCATCACAGTGGGGAAATGAGAGACGGACAAAGCAGCATCATCACCCAACTAGCCCTGACGCCGGAAACCGCGAGCGTTCTCAAGGAATCAATCGCAATGGCCCGCGAGAAGAAACACCTTCATACCACTCCGCTCCATGTGGTGGCCAAGCTTCTCGATTCCCCATCGGGATTCCTGCACCAAGCCTGCATGAAATCGCAACCGACATCTTACCCACTTCAGTACCAGGGGCTGGAGCTATGCTTAAATGTGGCCATGAACCGATTGCCTATGAGCATTTCTTCCATGGAGCCACTAATCTCCAATTCCTTGAAGGCTGCCTTCAAGCGAATCCGTGCCCAGCAGCATGGCAGGCAGCCTCCATCCACGGACAAAGTCGAACTCGAACAGTTAATCTTATCCATTTTGGACGACCCCAGCGTGAGCAAGGTCATGAAGGCAGCCGGTTACTCAAGCCCCGACATTAGCGCCACCTTCCAGCGGGGGCGCAAGTATGAAGTGTTTATTAGTTTCAGAGGGGAAGACACGCGTTCTTCTTTCACTTCTCATCTCTATGCCGCTCTTCAGAATGCCGgaatcattgttttcaaggaTGACGAGTCACTTCCAAGGGGACATCACATTTCAGACTCACTGCTTCTCGCTATCGAACAGTCTCAGATTTCTGTTGTTGTTTTCTCAAGAAATTATGCAGATTCCCGATGGTGTTTAAAAGAGTTGGAGAGAATAATGGAGTGCCACAGAACCATAGGGCATGTGGTAGTGCCTGTGTTCTATGATGTTGATCCCTCTGAAGTACGTCATCAAACTAGCCACTTTGGAAATGCATTTCAAAACCTTTTAAACAGAATGTCCATAGACTTAAATTCCAG TGGAGAAATGGAGATGATGCTTAATAATGAGACAAACCTCCACGGAAAGAGTTGGAGGGAGGCACTTCGTGAGGCTGCTAGCATCTCAGGGGTTGTAGTCCTCGATTCCAG GAATGAAAGTGAGgctattaaaaatattgttgaaaATGTTACACGTTTGTTAGACAAGACAGAGTTATTCATTGCTGATAATCCAGTGGGAGTAGAATCTCGAGTACAAGATATGATTCAACTGCTAGACCAAAAACTTTCAAACGATGTTGAACTATTAGGGATATGGGGAATGGGAGGCATTGGTAAAACAACCATTGCAAAAGCCATTTTCAATAAGATTGGCCGCAACTTTGAGGGAAGGAGCTTCCTTGCACAGATTAGGGAAGCTTGGGAGCAAGATGCTGGCCAAGTCCATTTACAAGAACAACTCCTATTTGATATTGACAAAGAATCGAAAACAAAGATACCTAACATTGAATTAGGAAAAAACATATTGAAGGAAAGACTTCGCCATAAGAAGGTACTTCTTATACTTGATGATGTCAATAAATTGCACCAGTTGAATGCTTTGTGTGGAAATCGTGAATGGTTTGGTTCAGGGAGTAGAATAATCATCACAACCAGAGATATGCATATACTTAGAGGGAGAAGAGTTGACAAAGTGTACACTatgaaagaaatgaatgaaGATGAATCTATTGAGCTTTTTAGCTGGCATGCATTCAAGCAACCAAGTCCTAGAGAAGATTTTACCGAACTTTCTAGAAATGTAATTGCTTATTCTGGGGGATTGCCACTAGCTCTTGAAGTCCTTGGTTCCTATTTGTTTGATATGGAGGTAACAGAGTGGAAGTGTGTTTTGGAGAAACTTAAGAAAATTCCTAATGATGAAGTACAGGAGAAGTTAAAAATAAGCTTTGATGGTTTAAATGATGATACTGAGCGGGAAATATTTCTCGATATAGCTTGTTTCTTTATTGGGATGGACCGAAATGATGTTATCCATATACTAAATGGAAGTGAACTTTATGCTGAAAATGGAATACGTGTCCTTGTAGAGCGAAGTCTTGTTACTGTTGATAAAAAGAACAAGCTTGGAATGCATGATTTGCTACGAGACATGGGAAGAGAAATCATCCGTGTGAAATCACCAAAGGAACCTGAGGAGCGTAGCAGGTTATGGTTTCATGAGGATGTGCTTGATGTATTATTAAAAGAAAGT GGAACAAAAGCTGTTGAGGGATTGACTTTGATGCTTCCACGGAGTAATACAAAATGTTTGAGTACTACATCTTTCAAGAAGATGAAGAAACTCAGGTTACTTCAATTTGCTGGTGTTGAACTTGCTGGAGATTTTAAGAATCTTTCAAGAGATTTGAGATGGCTATATTGGGATGGATTTCCTTTCAAATGCATACCAGCAGACCTTTATCAAGGAAGTTTAGTTTCCATTGAGTTAGAAAATAGCAATATCAGCCATATGTGGAAAGAGGCCCtg tTGATGGAAAAGCTGAAAATTCTGAATCTCAGTCATTCTCATTATTTGACACAGACCCCAGACTTTTCAAACTTACCATATCTTGAAAAGCTAATACTCATAGATTGTCCAAGACTATTTGAGGTTTCTCATACCATTGGACATCTCAGGGATATCGTGCTGATAAATTTGGAAGACTGTGTTAGCCTTCGTAACCTTCCAAGAAgcatttataatttgaaatctCTGAAAACTCTTATTCTTTCTGGATGTTTAATGATTGACAAGTTGGAAGAAGACTTGGAACAGATGAAATCTTTGACAACACTGATTGCGGATAGGACAGCAATAACAAGAGTGCCTTTTTCAGTAGTACGGTCAAATAGCATTGGATATATTTCTCTATGTGGCTATGAAGGATTCTCACGTGATGTATTTCCTTCTATCATTTGGTCTTGGATGTCACCAACAAATAATCCTTTATGCCTAGTCGAGTCTTACGCGGGTATGTCATCTCTTGTTTCTTTTAATGTGCCAAATAGTAGTAGTTCCCACGATCTTCTAACTATTTCCAAAGAACTGCCAAAGCTTAGAAGTCTTTGGGTGGAATGCAACTCCAAACTTCAACTATCTCAAGATACAAGAATAATTTTGGATGCTTTACATGCTGACACAAATTTTGAGGAAAAAGAATCAAGTACCACAACTACATCACATGGCCCAAACACAAAAACTTCTGCATTAATTGAATGTAGCAATCAAGAGCACATTTCTGGATCAAAAAGTTCTTTGAAATCTCTTCTAATTCAAATGGGAACGAATTGCCAAGGCTCCAATATTctaaaagaaaacattttacAG aaTATGACTACAAGTGGGTGTGACAGTGGTTTGTACCCAGGTGACAATTATCCTGATTGGTTAACCTTCAATTGTGATGGTTCTTCTGTAATTTTTGATGTCCCTCAAGTGAATGGGTATAACTTGAAGACAATGATGTTCATTATCCACTCTTTTACCCCTGACAACATAACATCAGATGGCCTTAAAAATGTGTTGGTGATAAATCACACAAAGTTCACCATTCAGCTTTATAAGAGAGGCACATTAGTATCCTTCGAAGATGAAGAATGGCAGAGAGCAGTATCAAATATAGAACCTGGTAACAAAGTGGAGGTTGCTGTTGTTTTTGAGAATGGGTTCACTGTGAAGAAGACAACAGTTTATCTCATTTATGATGAACCAAATCCAAATGACAAGAAATTAGAGTATTGCCATGCATCTGATAAGAATGTTGTTGTTTCCGGTCGCGATGAAAATGTATCTGTTGTTGGGTGGATTTCTCCTCAAGTGGAATCCACCAATGActttaaacaaaaacagaaaagaagaaaatttgaatGA